A genomic stretch from Diachasmimorpha longicaudata isolate KC_UGA_2023 chromosome 2, iyDiaLong2, whole genome shotgun sequence includes:
- the Trpm gene encoding transient receptor potential cation channel trpm isoform X3 yields the protein MAIGSVICGANVPKTKKKKAKTQERSWIEGTFQKRECTKFIPSAKDEHRCCCGHSYTHHCGTGADVQNFATGTAAEAEREQWSPGKNTKPAPTDAYGTVEFQGGPHPTKAQYVRMAHDTRPEPIVQLLCREWNLGLPRLLITVHGGRSNFELQPALKKVLRKGLLKAAKTTGAWIFTGGTNTGVTRQVGDALLLERSQRQGRVVSIGIAPWGILEKSHELVGRGGEVPYDSMASPWSKFAVLNNRHAYFLLVDNGTGGRYGAEIVLRRKLEKYISNLKLQPYTHSSIPVVALVIEGGTNTIRSVLEYVTDEPPVPVVVCDGSGRAADLIAFMHKYATESDDTKGGSTDGPLESMKEHLLETIKHTFKVSPEQAAQLYSELLQCTRKKHLITVFRITQDRPQELDQTILTALFKSQQLSPAEQLSLSLIWNRVDIARSEIFVYGQKWPPGALEQSMMQALQHDRIDFVKLLLENGVSMRKFLSIPRLEELYNTKEGPSNTLGYILRDVRPHIPRGYIYTLHDIGLVINKLMGGAYRHQYTRRKFRMIYAKVMKRSGGHLQQHRNSMASGLKFYSGSGEKTHGLTMSLLAETLPANRDTPLFDYPFNELLIWSVLTKRQQMALLMWQHGEEALAKALVALKLYKAMAHEAAEDDLETEVYDELRGYGKEFENIALELLDYCYRQDDDQTQQLLTSELQNWSGQTCLSLAVTANHRPILAHPCSQIILADLWMGGLRTRKNTNLKVVLGLLCPFYIIKLDFKTREELQLMPQTQEEHLIALEDENEDSESEQGTPVGPDVEKRLRRSLSICNKSTSQQAPKALISNEHSTAVAKETIVQENGKVLTDNDDNLHRPYGLLSEYYDNKTNRPLRLKKKLYEFYTSPITKFWANAIAYMVFLMLFSYCILVKMTEYPGLAELYAIAYICTLGCEKVREIATSEPATMFHKFSVWSWNMWNPCDAAAIIFFLIGLALRVRQATFDIGRVLYCVDCIYWYLRILNILGVNKYLGPLVTMMGKMVKNMIYFVVLLLVVLMSFGVSRRAILNPNSDPQWVIIRDIFLQPYFMLYGEVYADEIAPDCGDEPSMPCLPGRWITPIVMSMYLLVANILLINLLIAVFNNIFIEVNAVAHQVWMFQRFTVVMEYEQKPVLPPPFIVFSHIWLLGRYLFRYITQGEMRSLETYDNGLKLFLEADDMERLYDFEEDCVEGYFTEQQLKLQMSTEERVKLTTERVDNMSQKLEDIDKKENSQIASSQAVEFRMRKLEELSEQTLAHLGVIHRFMATHMQNENISNLDIEIRPRRVSERSEVISEADSHSHLPGLFPRRRLLRSLTDAPVLHLNPSIDDDTIKQSETATSRENLSRNESSSSGEVLTTGPNEKQTATTSQEESGESREIPEGDVKKPEVERDTSSDVPMSDMRQDSSERATRQTSRSRSESDDAMHLAPPGGQKGVKWADPRVAIITGSSGGHPRSTLLAMRNEYTSITDELEGYCGLLSPPRTPPVSPPPSRAKHVIDMSDPEVALEFENEHLRDAEACDYQQMEDLIQRRYRQKDDDSDTDDVVPPPFYVANEHRLRRSTAIDEESKGNVHQRRRVPPTISVTREIEQTLSRPPAIRDSDASEPDDQNNPGPAPASETMC from the exons ATGGCTATTGGAAGCGTTATCTGCGGGGCGAACGTTccaaaaacaaagaaaaagaaGGCAAAG ACCCAGGAGCGCAGCTGGATCGAGGGGACATTTCAGAAACGAGAGTGTACGAAATTCATCCCCAGTGCCAAAGATGAACATAG GTGCTGCTGTGGTCATTCTTACACCCACCACTGTGGAACTGGAGCGGATGTACAGAATTTTGCAACGGGCACGGCGGCTGAAGCTGAGCGGGAACAATGGTCGCCTGGAAAAAACACGAAACCCGCACCAACAGATGCATATGGAACCGTTGAATTCCAGGGCGGACCGCATCCGACGAAAGCTCAA TATGTTCGAATGGCCCATGACACTCGGCCCGAGCCAATTGTTCAACTATTGTGCCGAGAATGGAACCTGGGCTTACCCCGTTTACTGATAACAGTGCACGGTGGCCGCTCCAATTTCGAGCTTCAGCCGGCATTGAAAAAAGTATTACGCAAGGGTTTATTGAAGGCCGCCAAGACAACCGGGGCATGGATTTTCACTGGTGGAACGAATActg gcGTTACACGTCAAGTTGGAGATGCATTGCTGCTTGAACGATCGCAGCGGCAGGGTCGAGTGGTTAGTATTGGTATAGCTCCGTGGGGAATACTCGAGAAGAGCCATGAACTGGTTGGTCGCGGAGGAGAGGTGCCTTATGACTCCATGGCCTCCCCCTG gTCAAAATTCGCAGTGCTAAATAATCGTCATGCCTACTTCCTCCTGGTTGACAACGGCACAGGTGGTCGATACGGTGCCGAGATAGTTCTTCGTCGTAAACTtgagaaatatatttcaaacTTGAAACTCCAGCCAT ACACGCACAGTAGTATCCCAGTGGTGGCATTAGTTATCGAGGGTGGAACAAACACAATACGTTCAGTGCTGGAGTATGTCACAGATGAACCACCTGTACCTGTTGTTGTCTGTGATGGTTCTGGGCGTGCAGCTGACCTTATCGCCTTCATGCATAA ATATGCCACTGAGAGTGATGATACTAAGGGTGGAAGCACTGATGGACCATTGGAGAGCATGAAAGAACATTTATTAGAAACAATTAAGCACACTTTCAAAGTATCACCTGAGCAGGCAGCCCAGTTGTATTCTGAATTGCTTCAGTGTACTCGTAAAAAACATTTA ATAACTGTGTTCAGGATAACTCAAGATCGACCACAAGAGCTCGACCAAACGATCTTGACAGCCCTCTTCAAATCCCAACAATTATCCCCCGCCGAACAGCTCTCCTTATCACTAATATGGAATCGTGTAGACATAGCGAGAAGTGAGATATTTGTTTATGGTCAAAAATGGCCACCAGGTGCACTAGAGCAATCAATGATGCAGGCACTCCAGCACGATAGAATAGATTTCGTTAAACTACTGCTTGAGAATGGTGTatcaatgagaaaatttttatcaataccACGTTTGGAGGAGTTGTACAATACTAAAGAAGGACCATCCAACACTCTGGGATATATACTGCGCGATGTGAGGCCACATATTCCAAGGGGATACATTTATACACTTCACGATATCGGTCTCgtgattaataaattgatgggtGGTGCTTACAGGCATCAGTACACACGTCGTAAATTTCGAATGATCTATGCTAAAGTGATGAAACGATCAGGTGGACATCTCCAGCAGCACAGAAACAGCATGGCCAGTGGgctaaaattttattcaggaTCTGGTGAAAAAACGCACGGACTGACAATGAGCCTTCTCGCTGAGACACTGCCAGCTAATCGAGATACACCGTTGTTCGATTATCCTTTCAATGAACTTCTTATCTGGTCTGTTCTCACCAAGAGACAGCAAATGGCATTGCTCATGTGGCAGCATGGTGAGGAGGCACTTGCTAAGGCTCTTGTTGCACTTAAATTGTACAAGGCTATGGCTCATGAAGCTGCAGAGGATGATCTTGAGACTGAAGTTTATGATGAACTGCGAGGATATGGGAAGGAGTTCGAAAATATcg CACTGGAGTTACTGGACTACTGTTACCGTCAGGACGACGATCAAACACAGCAATTATTAACTTCTGAATTGCAAAATTGGTCGGGTCAGACTTGTTTGTCACTGGCCGTGACCGCAAATCATCGTCCAATTCTTGCACACCCATGCAGCCAGATTATTCTCGCGGATCTGTGGATGGGGGGGTTGAGAACCAGGAAAAATACCAATCTGAAG GTGGTTTTGGGACTGCTGTGCCCTTTTTATATAATCAAGTTGGACTTCAAGACAAGGGAAGAGCTCCAATTGATGCCACAAACACAGGAGGAGCACTTGATCGCTCTGGAGGATGAGAATGAAGACAGCGAGTCCGAGCAGGGGACCCCTGTTGGTCCAGATGTGGAG aaacgTCTACGCAGGAGCCTCAGCATTTGCAACAAATCCACCAGCCAGCAGGCCCCAAAG GCTTTAATAAGCAATGAACACAGCACGGCAGTTGCCAAAGAGACTATTGTTCAGGAGAATGGAAAAGTACTTACGGACAACGACGACAATCTTCATCGTCCCTATGGCCTTCTATCAGAATATTATGATAATAAAACAAATCGACCATTacgattaaagaaaaaattgtacgaATTCTACACTTCGCCTATTACTAAATTTTGGGCAAACGCT ATAGCATACATGGTTTTTCTAATGCTCTTCTCATACTGCATCCTCGTAAAAATGACTGAATACCCAGGACTTGCTGAGCTCTACGCAATAGCTTACATATGTACTCTTGGCTGTGAAAAAGTTCGTGAGATAGCAACGTCCGAGCCCGCAACAATGTTCCACAAATTCAGTGTATGGTCGTGGAACATGTGGAATCCCTGTGATGCAGCTGCTATTATATTCTTTCTTATTGGTCTAGCACTGAGAGTTAGGCAGGCGACATTCGATATTGGACGAGTCTTGTACTGTGTCGATTGTATTTACTGGTACTTGAGGATTTTGAACATTCTAGGTGTTAATAAGTACCTAGGGCCCTTAGTTACAATGATGGGTAAGATGGTGAAGAATATGATCTACTTTGTTGTCCTTTTGCTCGTGGTACTGATGAGCTTTGGAGTATCTCGACGAGCTATTCTCAACCCTAATTCAGATCCACAATGGGTAATAATCCGAGATATATTTCTACAACCGTACTTCATGCTTTACGGTGAAGTATACGCAGACGAGATAGCCCCAGACTGTGGGGATGAGCCTTCAATGCCCTGCCTTCCAGGTCGTTGGATAACCCCAATAGTGATGTCAATGTATCTCTTAGTAGCCAACATTCTCCTTATCAATCTCCTCATAGCAGTCttcaacaatattttcatcgaGGTGAATGCAGTGGCCCATCAAGTTTGGATGTTCCAACGTTTCACTGTTGTCATGGAATACGAGCAAAAGCCTGTTCTTCCACCGCCTTTTATAGTCTTCTCCCACATCTGGCTCCTCGGAAGATACCTATTCCGTTACATAACCCAAGGAGAGATGCGATCACTCGAGACATATGACAACGGTCTGAAGCTCTTCCTCGAGGCGGATGACATGGAGCGCCTCTACGACTTTGAGGAGGACTGTGTTGAGGGTTATTTCACCGAACAACAGCTCAAGCTACAAATGTCTACAGAGGAACGAGTGAAACTCACGACAGAACGAGTGGATAATATGTCTCAAAAGCTAGAAGATATAGATAAGAAAGAGAACAGCCAGATAGCTTCGTCCCAAGCTGTGGAATTTCGTATGCGTAAGTTAGAAGAATTGAGTGAACAAACGTTAGCTCATTTGGGAGTAATACACAGATTCATGGCGACACATatgcaaaatgaaaatatatcaaaTTTGGACATAGAAATACGGCCCAGAAGAGTGTCTGAGAGGTCCGAAGTAATCTCAGAGGCGGACTCACACTCCCATCTTCCAGGATTATTTCCAAGGAGGAGACTCTTGAGGTCTTTAACTGATGCACCAGTGCTGCACTTAAATCCCTCCATTGATGATGACACGATAAAACAGTCAGAGACAGCGACGTCTCGTGAGAATCTCAGTAGAAATGAGTCGTCGTCCAGTGGAGAAGTGCTAACGACTGGCCCTAATGAGAAGCAGACGGCGACAACCAGTCAGGAGGAAAGTGGAGAAAGCAGAGAGATCCCAGAGGGTGATGTTAAAAAGCCAGAGGTTGAGAGGGATACCAGCAGCGATGTACCAATGTCAGACATGCGCCAGGATTCATCAGAGAGGGCAACCAGGCAGACAAGCAGATCACGATCTGAATCTGATGATGCCATGCATCTGGCGCCACCTGGTGGACAGAAAGGTGTCAAATGGGCTGATCCTAGGGTTGCCATCATTACTGGATCCAGTGGAGGTCATCCCAGGTCGACTCTACTCGCTATGAGAAATGAATACACCAGCATTACTGATGAACTTGAGGGATACTGTGGGCTTCTCAGTCCTCCGAGGACTCCTCCTGTATCGCCTCCTCCCAGCAGAGCCAAACACGTCATTGATATGTCCGATCCTGAGGTCGCTCTGGAATTTGAGAATGAACATCTCAGGGATGCAGAGGCATGTGACTATCAGCAAATGGAGGATCTCATTCAAAGGAGGTACAGGCAGAAGGACGATGATTCCGATACTGATGATGTTGTACCACCACCGTTCTATGTTGCTAATGAACATCGATTGAGGAGATCCACTGCCATCGACGAGGAGAGCAAAGGTAATGTTCATCAAAGGAGGAGGGTCCCACCTACTATCAGCGTTACGAGGGAAATTGAACAGACTTTATCAAGACCACCTGCTATCAGAGATTCAGATGCCTCTGAACCTGATGATCAAAATAATCCGGGTCCTGCACCAGCTTCAGAAACTATGTGCTGA
- the Trpm gene encoding transient receptor potential cation channel trpm isoform X1 yields MAIGSVICGANVPKTKKKKAKTQERSWIEGTFQKRECTKFIPSAKDEHRLEDIQGDKSAEYDVITTSRCCCGHSYTHHCGTGADVQNFATGTAAEAEREQWSPGKNTKPAPTDAYGTVEFQGGPHPTKAQYVRMAHDTRPEPIVQLLCREWNLGLPRLLITVHGGRSNFELQPALKKVLRKGLLKAAKTTGAWIFTGGTNTGVTRQVGDALLLERSQRQGRVVSIGIAPWGILEKSHELVGRGGEVPYDSMASPWSKFAVLNNRHAYFLLVDNGTGGRYGAEIVLRRKLEKYISNLKLQPYTHSSIPVVALVIEGGTNTIRSVLEYVTDEPPVPVVVCDGSGRAADLIAFMHKYATESDDTKGGSTDGPLESMKEHLLETIKHTFKVSPEQAAQLYSELLQCTRKKHLITVFRITQDRPQELDQTILTALFKSQQLSPAEQLSLSLIWNRVDIARSEIFVYGQKWPPGALEQSMMQALQHDRIDFVKLLLENGVSMRKFLSIPRLEELYNTKEGPSNTLGYILRDVRPHIPRGYIYTLHDIGLVINKLMGGAYRHQYTRRKFRMIYAKVMKRSGGHLQQHRNSMASGLKFYSGSGEKTHGLTMSLLAETLPANRDTPLFDYPFNELLIWSVLTKRQQMALLMWQHGEEALAKALVALKLYKAMAHEAAEDDLETEVYDELRGYGKEFENIALELLDYCYRQDDDQTQQLLTSELQNWSGQTCLSLAVTANHRPILAHPCSQIILADLWMGGLRTRKNTNLKVVLGLLCPFYIIKLDFKTREELQLMPQTQEEHLIALEDENEDSESEQGTPVGPDVEKRLRRSLSICNKSTSQQAPKALISNEHSTAVAKETIVQENGKVLTDNDDNLHRPYGLLSEYYDNKTNRPLRLKKKLYEFYTSPITKFWANAIAYMVFLMLFSYCILVKMTEYPGLAELYAIAYICTLGCEKVREIATSEPATMFHKFSVWSWNMWNPCDAAAIIFFLIGLALRVRQATFDIGRVLYCVDCIYWYLRILNILGVNKYLGPLVTMMGKMVKNMIYFVVLLLVVLMSFGVSRRAILNPNSDPQWVIIRDIFLQPYFMLYGEVYADEIAPDCGDEPSMPCLPGRWITPIVMSMYLLVANILLINLLIAVFNNIFIEVNAVAHQVWMFQRFTVVMEYEQKPVLPPPFIVFSHIWLLGRYLFRYITQGEMRSLETYDNGLKLFLEADDMERLYDFEEDCVEGYFTEQQLKLQMSTEERVKLTTERVDNMSQKLEDIDKKENSQIASSQAVEFRMRKLEELSEQTLAHLGVIHRFMATHMQNENISNLDIEIRPRRVSERSEVISEADSHSHLPGLFPRRRLLRSLTDAPVLHLNPSIDDDTIKQSETATSRENLSRNESSSSGEVLTTGPNEKQTATTSQEESGESREIPEGDVKKPEVERDTSSDVPMSDMRQDSSERATRQTSRSRSESDDAMHLAPPGGQKGVKWADPRVAIITGSSGGHPRSTLLAMRNEYTSITDELEGYCGLLSPPRTPPVSPPPSRAKHVIDMSDPEVALEFENEHLRDAEACDYQQMEDLIQRRYRQKDDDSDTDDVVPPPFYVANEHRLRRSTAIDEESKGNVHQRRRVPPTISVTREIEQTLSRPPAIRDSDASEPDDQNNPGPAPASETMC; encoded by the exons ATGGCTATTGGAAGCGTTATCTGCGGGGCGAACGTTccaaaaacaaagaaaaagaaGGCAAAG ACCCAGGAGCGCAGCTGGATCGAGGGGACATTTCAGAAACGAGAGTGTACGAAATTCATCCCCAGTGCCAAAGATGAACATAG GCTTGAAGACATACAAGGAGATAAAAGTGCTGAATACGACGTGATCACCACCTCCAG GTGCTGCTGTGGTCATTCTTACACCCACCACTGTGGAACTGGAGCGGATGTACAGAATTTTGCAACGGGCACGGCGGCTGAAGCTGAGCGGGAACAATGGTCGCCTGGAAAAAACACGAAACCCGCACCAACAGATGCATATGGAACCGTTGAATTCCAGGGCGGACCGCATCCGACGAAAGCTCAA TATGTTCGAATGGCCCATGACACTCGGCCCGAGCCAATTGTTCAACTATTGTGCCGAGAATGGAACCTGGGCTTACCCCGTTTACTGATAACAGTGCACGGTGGCCGCTCCAATTTCGAGCTTCAGCCGGCATTGAAAAAAGTATTACGCAAGGGTTTATTGAAGGCCGCCAAGACAACCGGGGCATGGATTTTCACTGGTGGAACGAATActg gcGTTACACGTCAAGTTGGAGATGCATTGCTGCTTGAACGATCGCAGCGGCAGGGTCGAGTGGTTAGTATTGGTATAGCTCCGTGGGGAATACTCGAGAAGAGCCATGAACTGGTTGGTCGCGGAGGAGAGGTGCCTTATGACTCCATGGCCTCCCCCTG gTCAAAATTCGCAGTGCTAAATAATCGTCATGCCTACTTCCTCCTGGTTGACAACGGCACAGGTGGTCGATACGGTGCCGAGATAGTTCTTCGTCGTAAACTtgagaaatatatttcaaacTTGAAACTCCAGCCAT ACACGCACAGTAGTATCCCAGTGGTGGCATTAGTTATCGAGGGTGGAACAAACACAATACGTTCAGTGCTGGAGTATGTCACAGATGAACCACCTGTACCTGTTGTTGTCTGTGATGGTTCTGGGCGTGCAGCTGACCTTATCGCCTTCATGCATAA ATATGCCACTGAGAGTGATGATACTAAGGGTGGAAGCACTGATGGACCATTGGAGAGCATGAAAGAACATTTATTAGAAACAATTAAGCACACTTTCAAAGTATCACCTGAGCAGGCAGCCCAGTTGTATTCTGAATTGCTTCAGTGTACTCGTAAAAAACATTTA ATAACTGTGTTCAGGATAACTCAAGATCGACCACAAGAGCTCGACCAAACGATCTTGACAGCCCTCTTCAAATCCCAACAATTATCCCCCGCCGAACAGCTCTCCTTATCACTAATATGGAATCGTGTAGACATAGCGAGAAGTGAGATATTTGTTTATGGTCAAAAATGGCCACCAGGTGCACTAGAGCAATCAATGATGCAGGCACTCCAGCACGATAGAATAGATTTCGTTAAACTACTGCTTGAGAATGGTGTatcaatgagaaaatttttatcaataccACGTTTGGAGGAGTTGTACAATACTAAAGAAGGACCATCCAACACTCTGGGATATATACTGCGCGATGTGAGGCCACATATTCCAAGGGGATACATTTATACACTTCACGATATCGGTCTCgtgattaataaattgatgggtGGTGCTTACAGGCATCAGTACACACGTCGTAAATTTCGAATGATCTATGCTAAAGTGATGAAACGATCAGGTGGACATCTCCAGCAGCACAGAAACAGCATGGCCAGTGGgctaaaattttattcaggaTCTGGTGAAAAAACGCACGGACTGACAATGAGCCTTCTCGCTGAGACACTGCCAGCTAATCGAGATACACCGTTGTTCGATTATCCTTTCAATGAACTTCTTATCTGGTCTGTTCTCACCAAGAGACAGCAAATGGCATTGCTCATGTGGCAGCATGGTGAGGAGGCACTTGCTAAGGCTCTTGTTGCACTTAAATTGTACAAGGCTATGGCTCATGAAGCTGCAGAGGATGATCTTGAGACTGAAGTTTATGATGAACTGCGAGGATATGGGAAGGAGTTCGAAAATATcg CACTGGAGTTACTGGACTACTGTTACCGTCAGGACGACGATCAAACACAGCAATTATTAACTTCTGAATTGCAAAATTGGTCGGGTCAGACTTGTTTGTCACTGGCCGTGACCGCAAATCATCGTCCAATTCTTGCACACCCATGCAGCCAGATTATTCTCGCGGATCTGTGGATGGGGGGGTTGAGAACCAGGAAAAATACCAATCTGAAG GTGGTTTTGGGACTGCTGTGCCCTTTTTATATAATCAAGTTGGACTTCAAGACAAGGGAAGAGCTCCAATTGATGCCACAAACACAGGAGGAGCACTTGATCGCTCTGGAGGATGAGAATGAAGACAGCGAGTCCGAGCAGGGGACCCCTGTTGGTCCAGATGTGGAG aaacgTCTACGCAGGAGCCTCAGCATTTGCAACAAATCCACCAGCCAGCAGGCCCCAAAG GCTTTAATAAGCAATGAACACAGCACGGCAGTTGCCAAAGAGACTATTGTTCAGGAGAATGGAAAAGTACTTACGGACAACGACGACAATCTTCATCGTCCCTATGGCCTTCTATCAGAATATTATGATAATAAAACAAATCGACCATTacgattaaagaaaaaattgtacgaATTCTACACTTCGCCTATTACTAAATTTTGGGCAAACGCT ATAGCATACATGGTTTTTCTAATGCTCTTCTCATACTGCATCCTCGTAAAAATGACTGAATACCCAGGACTTGCTGAGCTCTACGCAATAGCTTACATATGTACTCTTGGCTGTGAAAAAGTTCGTGAGATAGCAACGTCCGAGCCCGCAACAATGTTCCACAAATTCAGTGTATGGTCGTGGAACATGTGGAATCCCTGTGATGCAGCTGCTATTATATTCTTTCTTATTGGTCTAGCACTGAGAGTTAGGCAGGCGACATTCGATATTGGACGAGTCTTGTACTGTGTCGATTGTATTTACTGGTACTTGAGGATTTTGAACATTCTAGGTGTTAATAAGTACCTAGGGCCCTTAGTTACAATGATGGGTAAGATGGTGAAGAATATGATCTACTTTGTTGTCCTTTTGCTCGTGGTACTGATGAGCTTTGGAGTATCTCGACGAGCTATTCTCAACCCTAATTCAGATCCACAATGGGTAATAATCCGAGATATATTTCTACAACCGTACTTCATGCTTTACGGTGAAGTATACGCAGACGAGATAGCCCCAGACTGTGGGGATGAGCCTTCAATGCCCTGCCTTCCAGGTCGTTGGATAACCCCAATAGTGATGTCAATGTATCTCTTAGTAGCCAACATTCTCCTTATCAATCTCCTCATAGCAGTCttcaacaatattttcatcgaGGTGAATGCAGTGGCCCATCAAGTTTGGATGTTCCAACGTTTCACTGTTGTCATGGAATACGAGCAAAAGCCTGTTCTTCCACCGCCTTTTATAGTCTTCTCCCACATCTGGCTCCTCGGAAGATACCTATTCCGTTACATAACCCAAGGAGAGATGCGATCACTCGAGACATATGACAACGGTCTGAAGCTCTTCCTCGAGGCGGATGACATGGAGCGCCTCTACGACTTTGAGGAGGACTGTGTTGAGGGTTATTTCACCGAACAACAGCTCAAGCTACAAATGTCTACAGAGGAACGAGTGAAACTCACGACAGAACGAGTGGATAATATGTCTCAAAAGCTAGAAGATATAGATAAGAAAGAGAACAGCCAGATAGCTTCGTCCCAAGCTGTGGAATTTCGTATGCGTAAGTTAGAAGAATTGAGTGAACAAACGTTAGCTCATTTGGGAGTAATACACAGATTCATGGCGACACATatgcaaaatgaaaatatatcaaaTTTGGACATAGAAATACGGCCCAGAAGAGTGTCTGAGAGGTCCGAAGTAATCTCAGAGGCGGACTCACACTCCCATCTTCCAGGATTATTTCCAAGGAGGAGACTCTTGAGGTCTTTAACTGATGCACCAGTGCTGCACTTAAATCCCTCCATTGATGATGACACGATAAAACAGTCAGAGACAGCGACGTCTCGTGAGAATCTCAGTAGAAATGAGTCGTCGTCCAGTGGAGAAGTGCTAACGACTGGCCCTAATGAGAAGCAGACGGCGACAACCAGTCAGGAGGAAAGTGGAGAAAGCAGAGAGATCCCAGAGGGTGATGTTAAAAAGCCAGAGGTTGAGAGGGATACCAGCAGCGATGTACCAATGTCAGACATGCGCCAGGATTCATCAGAGAGGGCAACCAGGCAGACAAGCAGATCACGATCTGAATCTGATGATGCCATGCATCTGGCGCCACCTGGTGGACAGAAAGGTGTCAAATGGGCTGATCCTAGGGTTGCCATCATTACTGGATCCAGTGGAGGTCATCCCAGGTCGACTCTACTCGCTATGAGAAATGAATACACCAGCATTACTGATGAACTTGAGGGATACTGTGGGCTTCTCAGTCCTCCGAGGACTCCTCCTGTATCGCCTCCTCCCAGCAGAGCCAAACACGTCATTGATATGTCCGATCCTGAGGTCGCTCTGGAATTTGAGAATGAACATCTCAGGGATGCAGAGGCATGTGACTATCAGCAAATGGAGGATCTCATTCAAAGGAGGTACAGGCAGAAGGACGATGATTCCGATACTGATGATGTTGTACCACCACCGTTCTATGTTGCTAATGAACATCGATTGAGGAGATCCACTGCCATCGACGAGGAGAGCAAAGGTAATGTTCATCAAAGGAGGAGGGTCCCACCTACTATCAGCGTTACGAGGGAAATTGAACAGACTTTATCAAGACCACCTGCTATCAGAGATTCAGATGCCTCTGAACCTGATGATCAAAATAATCCGGGTCCTGCACCAGCTTCAGAAACTATGTGCTGA